The stretch of DNA GAATTCGAGATTGCGTGCAGTAATGCAAAATGCCAAAGCTGCTAACATGCCCAAAGACAACGTTGAACGTGCTATTAAACGTGCAACCGATAAAGACACTAGTAACTACAAAGAAGTATTGTTTGAAGGTTACGCTCCTCACGGTATTGCTATATTAGTAGAAACTGCCACCGACAATAACAACAGAACAGTAGCTAACTTGCGTAGTTATTTTAACAAATGTGAAGGAACTCTAGGCACTTCTGGTTCAGTGGTATTTATGTTCGACCACACGTGTAACTTTAGAATTAAAAACGATGGAACAGATGTTGAAGAGTTAGAATTGGAATTGATTGATTTTGGAGCTGAAGAAGTTTTTGTGGATGAAGATGGTATCATCATTTATGCT from Flavobacteriales bacterium encodes:
- a CDS encoding YebC/PmpR family DNA-binding transcriptional regulator, with translation MGRAFEFRKARKFKRWGQMAKTFTRIGKDIVMAIKEGGPDPESNSRLRAVMQNAKAANMPKDNVERAIKRATDKDTSNYKEVLFEGYAPHGIAILVETATDNNNRTVANLRSYFNKCEGTLGTSGSVVFMFDHTCNFRIKNDGTDVEELELELIDFGAEEVFVDEDGIIIYAPFESFGSIQKYLEENKKEILSSGFERIAQITKKLTPEQEADVNKLLEKIEEDDDVQNVYHTMEATLED